A stretch of Fusarium poae strain DAOMC 252244 chromosome 2, whole genome shotgun sequence DNA encodes these proteins:
- a CDS encoding hypothetical protein (TransMembrane:5 (o18-39i51-74o149-168i175-198o253-272i)), giving the protein MSTSAQDIGSQWANPGDILSILLLIGSDIVQAAITQLVGYRIRIPGTKTHIPITPVAFSFGWATYSFTNLLAAVGSMKLVPETDCPLIVVNCSNGFVRHNRSWVLGRILRDHEIHNSVDPRPISEGGRAESIRIDIFHLNPASGPQCDLIWWFGWATLLIQLIIVILPGILYNDWVVLVVALAGMTLVAITCSLPQWIEEKWGTPSFSNGGKVTCLTKGNGHLHLMVFIGSVGSWDLERLATYTPVPRTETRWISVILSMLWVCLLISISGLKRHTWFLIAAGGLGMLQNVSAAGVSRHPTSSNFHLTKFSHAPTIIGRRECYKDDPSPEVNLEEDIQGFSDVQLWVSQGTDRTSHRAQRERAPMPSWVSSMAEEDGAPEWLATLKPTLTDRITDTRPKSLPSSLKALHPFTSRKSDQDKIIYASGVQGALVELEKWVPKAGLSMLPIFFPGGGLQFHDDDIRGNKFKKFWKRAYHTRTIRKRAEEKRRSEEKKTGVLLEV; this is encoded by the coding sequence ATGAGTACCTCTGCTCAAGACATTGGTAGCCAATGGGCTAATCCAGGTGATATTCTCAGCATCCTTCTGTTGATTGGTAGCGACATCGTACAAGCCGCTATAACCCAGCTCGTCGGCTACAGAATACGTATACCTGGTACAAAGACTCACATACCTATCACACCTGTGGCATTTTCATTTGGTTGGGCTACGTACAGTTTCACAAATCTTCTTGCCGCTGTGGGAAGCATGAAATTAGTACCGGAGACTGACTGTCCCTTAATCGTTGTGAACTGCTCGAATGGATTTGTTCGACATAATCGTTCTTGGGTTTTGGGACGAATACTCCGTGACCATGAAATTCATAACTCTGTCGATCCACGACCGATAAGTGAAGGTGGTCGGGCTGAGTCAATTAGAATCGACATTTTCCATTTGAACCCGGCATCGGGTCCGCAGTGTGATCTCATCTGGTGGTTTGGATGGGCTACCCTTTTAATCCAGCTGATTATCGTCATTCTACCTGGTATCCTTTATAATGACTGGGTCGTTCTCGTCGTTGCTCTAGCCGGCATGACTCTAGTGGCGATTACGTGTTCATTACCACAATGGATAGAAGAGAAATGGGGTACTCCGTCGTTCTCAAATGGTGGAAAAGTGACTTGCCTTACTAAGGGCAACGGCCATCTTCATTTGATGGTGTTTATTGGCTCGGTTGGCAGTTGGGATTTGGAGCGACTCGCCACTTATACACCAGTTCCTCGGACCGAGACGCGCTGGATCTCGGTGATACTCTCCATGTTGTGGGTCTGTCTTTTGATATCAATATCAGGTCTCAAGAGACACACATGGTTCTTGATAGCCGCTGGAGGACTTGGAATGTTACAGAATGTCTCGGCTGCTGGGGTTTCTAGACACCCTACATCTTCCAACTTCCATCTGACCAAGTTCTCACATGCGCCTACTATTATCGGTAGGCGGGAATGTTATAAAGATGATCCTAGTCCGGAAGTCAACTTGGAGGAAGATATTCAGGGGTTTTCTGATGTCCAGTTATGGGTATCACAAGGCACTGATCGAACAAGTCACCGTGCCCAGCGCGAAAGGGCCCCTATGCCATCTTGGGTATCTTCCATGGCAGAGGAAGACGGGGCGCCGGAATGGTTGGCGACATTGAAACCAACCTTGACGGACAGGATCACAGATACTAGACCAAAGTCTTTGCCCTCGAGTCTCAAAGCATTGCACCCTTTCACGTCACGCAAGTCAGATCAAGATAAGATCATCTATGCTTCTGGGGTGCAGGGAGCACTAGTGGAGCTGGAAAAATGGGTACCGAAAGCCGGTCTTTCAATGCTACCAATTTTCTTTCCTGGTGGTGGGTTGCAATTTCACGACGATGATATACGAGGTAACAAGTTTAAGAAATTTTGGAAAAGGGCTTATCATACGAGAACGATCCGGAAAAGAGCAGAAGAGAAACGTCGGTCtgaggaaaagaaaacaggTGTATTGCTTGAAGTTTAG